In one Solanum dulcamara chromosome 1, daSolDulc1.2, whole genome shotgun sequence genomic region, the following are encoded:
- the LOC129880684 gene encoding uncharacterized protein LOC129880684, translated as MGRKSSQRKNAVMLDSDDTDSVSSSSTSRSEMIVSGAEEVQVDRETLLDQCVDALYEKRGSTREKALASIIEAFNSDIQHEFVEKKFATLLQQCLNSIKRGSSKEITLASHVLGLLALTAGPGDKAHEMLEESVSPITDALKSRSEASKISSLLECLAIVTFVGGEEPEETEKSMQLMWQVIHPKIGPNVATAKPSPPMITAMVSAWSFLLTTVGGLALNPKSWQGSISYFSTLLDKDDRAVRIAAGEALALVFDVGSLEKFSVEDKGSSDSSTDEANKSKDILHIQGLRAKVLNQVRSLSVEAGGKGSAKKDLNSQRNTFRDILEFLEEGYTPESSMKIGGDSLTTSTWCQLIQLNFLKHFLGGGFVKHMQENEFLHDVFGFTPKKKLVSSVEHRISGTEKRLYKSPNSVANKARTQFRNKQRMLSQDKNVGYYTAGNEV; from the exons ATGGGAAGAA aGAGTTCGCAACGAAAGAATGCTGTAATGTTGGATAGTGATGACACGGATAGCGTCAGTTCATCGTCAACTTCTCGATCAGAGATGATTGTTTCAGGTGCAGAGGAGGTTCAAGTAGACAGGGAGACTTTGCTTGATCAATGTGTCGATGCACTCTATGAAAAAAG GGGATCAACAAGAGAGAAGGCTCTTGCGTCTATTATAGAAGCCTTCAATAGCGACATACAGCACGAGTTTGTTGAAAAGAA GTTTGCCACTTTGTTGCAACAATGTTTGAATTCCATTAAGCGGGGTTCTTCCAAGGAGATAACTTTAGCATCTCATGTTCTTG GACTTCTGGCTTTAACTGCTGGCCCGGGGGACAAAGCACATGAAATGTTGGAAGAATCAGTGTCTCCTATTACAGACGCTCTTAAATCTCGTTCTGAGGCATCTAAGATATCTTCG CTACTGGAGTGCTTGGCCATTGTCACTTTTGTTGGAGGCGAAGAGCCAGAGGAAACTGAAAAGTCAATGCAATTGATGTGGCAAGTCATTCATCCAAAAATTGGCCCTAAT GTGGCCACCGCTAAGCCTTCACCACCAATGATAACAGCAATGGTATCTGCTTGGTCTTTCCTCCTTACTACTGTTGGTGGATTGGCACTAAACCCGAAAAGCTGGCAAGG GTCAATTTCCTACTTTTCAACTCTGCTGGACAAGGATGATAGAGCTGTCCGCATTGCAGCTGGTGAAGCACTTGCTTTAGTTTTTGATGTCGGGAGTCTTGAAAAGTTCTCTGTTGAAGATAAAGGATCTAGTGACAGCTCCACAGATGAAGCAAACAAATCTAAGGATATTTTACATATCCAGGGATTAAGGGCAAAGGTCCTGAATCAGGTGAGAAGTCTTTCTGTAGAGGCAGGAGGCAAAGGATCAGCCAAAAAGGACTTAAACAGTCAAAGAAATACATTTCGAGATATCTTGGAATTTCTTGAG GAAGGGTATACTCCAGAGAGCTCAATGAAGATTGGTGGAGACTCGCTTACCACAAGTACTTGGTGTCAACTGATACAG TTAAACTTCCTAAAGCACTTTCTTGGAGGAGGTTTTGTGAAGCACATGCAG GAAAATGAGTTTCTTCATGATGTCTTTGGTTTCACACCGAAGAAAAAATTGGTTTCTAGTGTTGAGCATCGTATATCCGGAACTGAAAAG AGGTTGTACAAGTCACCAAACTCGGTCGCTAACAAAGCCAGGACTCAATTTCGAAACAAGCAAAGGATGTTATCCCAG GATAAGAATGTGGGCTACTACACGGCTGGAAATGAAGTCTAA